A window of Zingiber officinale cultivar Zhangliang chromosome 5A, Zo_v1.1, whole genome shotgun sequence contains these coding sequences:
- the LOC121983254 gene encoding thioredoxin H1-like has product MAMEGSVIACQTPSDWNRQILLANAARKLVVVDFTAPWCGPCRVIAPLFSELAEKFPGVIFLRVDVNQLKRVAMDLEVETLPTFVFLKEGRVVDRIVGARKDELPKKVVLHMPKYY; this is encoded by the exons ATGGCAATGGAGGGATCCGTGATCGCATGCCAAACCCCCAGCGACTGGAATCGCCAAATCCTGCTCGCCAACGCAGCCAGGAAGCTG GTGGTGGTCGACTTCACCGCTCCCTGGTGCGGGCCTTGCCGTGTGATCGCCCCTCTCTTCTCCGAGCTGGCCGAGAAGTTCCCCGGTGTCATCTTCCTCAGGGTGGACGTCAACCAACTGAAG AGGGTTGCCATGGATTTGGAAGTCGAGACGCTGCCGACGTTCGTCTTCCTGAAGGAGGGGCGCGTGGTGGATAGGATCGTCGGGGCGCGTAAAGACGAACTGCCCAAGAAGGTGGTGCTCCACATGCCCAAGTACTACTGA